The window CATGATTTTGCAAAGTGTTGCAGACATTTTAGTGACCATACATGTAAAAGCAACTTACTACTACTATATATATATATATATATATATATATATATATATATATATATATATATATATATAGTCACTGTATTTTGATTCGGTATATGTTTATTGATAAGATCGAAAAATTTGAGTGAAAAGTCCATAGTTTACATAGTACGTGCTATGCAAAGGGATATGAAATTTACACTTCTAATTTTACAATCCACACTTCCAATTTCCTTTTTTGATAATTTAAATCTTGTCTTTAATGACATGAGTTTTGTCTTTTTTGTGAAAACTTTACCAAAAAATAAATGTGAGAGTGTAGATTGTAAAATAGAGTTTCACCTCCCTTATGTAAAATATGGACTTTTCACTCAAATTCCGTTGTAAGCATGCACTATCTAATCTTAACGACAATAGTATAATCGAGGTCTCCATCAATAAAATTCTCATATGCATTCGTGCTCTTGCTTCCTCCAACTTCCATACGATAGAGAAGTAAGCATTAATTAGTGTTTAAATATATTCTAGCTAGTACGCTACTGCTTCTCAAAGTCACCTGAAGCAATAGAAAACACAACTTTCCAACATAAGACGCAATGTTTGAAAATCGAAAATAGATTGATCATATATTCTCATAGTCATCGATCATGTGCATGTATGAATCAAATTAAAGTGGTTTTTAACAATGATCGCGCCGTGGTATTAGCAATCTATTGACTGTTAATTAATTAATTAAGGAATGATTAGCTTAATTTTTGATTTAATAATAGCTGGATTACGTATGACGACTAAGATGTTTATGCAGCCGTATTTCACAAGACAAATAAGACAGTAGCATCAACAAGATTTGTGCTGCAAATCGGATCTTATTATTTGCAGCAGATCGAATTCAATGTTTCTCTTCATCCTGCTGCTTCTATCAACTCCCAGACTGGCACTAGGATGAGTGACTTCTTGGGAAGGCCTCGTGTTGTATCTATTTTTTTAAACGTAATAAAAAAAAAAAAACTTCCAGACTAGGACAATGTCATAATCAGAAAACAGTAGTGTTTAGGGTTTTAGCTCCTGTCATGTACATAGGTAGTCACATGTTTGTTAACGATTCCTTCACATCAAGATCCTGATTTCGTGTTCGATTGCGATGCTGTTTTAGTTTGGTAGCTAGAAAAGAAATTAAGCAACTCAATCATATCTAGAAGTGATTAGAACTCGAAGCAATAATCCAGTCTATAGAGGCGTACGTGTTGGTCTAAATAATTCCAAGCTTATGCTTGTATGAGAAACATACTTCAAGTCACGCATGCAACAAGAAGCCTTAAACTGGGGCAATGTCATAGTCAGAAATAGTCAAGTACATGGTGCTTGGTTATGTTTGTGAGTAGCGCTATTGGTAATCTGCTGCTCTGTCTGGAGATCCATGCATATAATGCTTCATACTGGCACCAGTTGAAGTTGGTGTATATTTAAAACCCTCCAAGAATAGAAATGCTTCATATGTACTTGCTAGCAGTCCCCAGTTTTGAATTCATTATCAAAGTAGTACAAAAGAGTGAGCGCCTAACTCATAAATAATCAGTTACTTGATCAGCTTGCATGTCCATGCCAGAACCAGGTGGAGCTTAACGTACTTAATTTCCGATTCTGGAATCATTTCATTCAATGTTGCCGCAGCAAGATTCATTGAAGTTGTGTTTAACAGTGAACATGATAAAATCTAGAGCTGAATTTAAGATTGTAGCAGCCTCATATTCCCCATCTTAATTCGAAACAAGCCAGTCCCTTCAGTAGTGAAGGCCTCGAGTGCATGTGTGCCTCAGCAACCTCAGTGCGCGCCTGCAATATTTCTGGAAAATCTGGCCAATATTAATTCTTGTTGATCATCATCAGTACGTACGTACGTTCGAATTCTGGCCAATATTATTGCTTATCAGAATTAATTCTAGGTGTACAGTACGTCCAGGCACACAGTATATATATATAAAGGCACCAAGCATGCATATATCCCTAGCTACCCACAGGCCACAGTTAATTCTTGTTGGTCAGGTAGTCCAAACTTGCAGTTATTGAGACATCAGGATCTAGCTAGCTGCAATTATGTACTTTGATTTTGATTAACTTACAGTTGTTCCTCCTCACCTTATTCAAAGTCTAGCTAGCACAAACATTTTCATCAGCTCGATCTTCTTGAGCAACCTTTCAATCCAAGTCACAATTAAATGTAACACTTACGAACTAGCGTCAAGTTATTCAGATATTTAGTACTTTTGAGTCAGTTATGTATCCTTATAGCTAGTTGATCATGACATATATGATAAAGATCTTGTAACTCTTAGACGCAAGAGTTTCGTTGACCAAGTACAATACCATCAAGACATCTCAAGAATCTATAGCTCTTACCTAAAGTACCGAATTTTAAGTGTATATAAGAGCCCTTTCACCAGTTACATATGTTGAAACTAAGCATGATCAACATTGTCTTCTTTAAAGCAGGGTCAGATTCACCTCGCCCTATTAGACCAGAGCGTTCATTCACCAAAGAAGAACGCAAACATCAAATCAGAGTTGCTCTGAATCATTCAGCGCCGCTGACGTCACCGTCCCCACAATCCGACTCAGCGCCACGTAGGAAAAAAAACCAGGGAGCTAGCGGACACCAACTAACTCTTAACCAGATTTGATAAAACCCGTTGGGTCCCGCGCTCAGGAAATCAGGAAAGCACAGAGTATCCAAAGAGAGGAACGGTCTTCGGTCTTCACTCAGTCAAACCTCCTTGAAATTGCGAAAACCATCCCCCACCTCTCTCTCTCTCTCTCTCTCTTCTTTCTACTTTTAGGGTTTGCTCTGAGCTCTCGCCATCAGGTCTGCTCCGATCGCCGAGCTAGTCAAATGTGAGTGGAGCTTCCTCACTAGGTTTTCGTTTCACCTTTGCTATTTTCATTCTTCTATTTTTACTTTTCTTCTTTCTGTATTTTCCTTGTCAAATTTTTTTTTTTTTTTTTTGGATTAGGCTTTGAAACTCTGATTTAGAGGTTGCGAACGACGGCGTTTTGGTTTGTGGAAGTTGAGGATCAATGGCTTCAGCTGCTCCGGCGGTACCGCCTGCCTCGAGTGTTGAGAATCCGAATGGCAGCAAGGGTAGGTTGGCTGATAAGCTACCGGAGGAGATTAACGAGATGAAGATCAAAGATGAGAAGGTGAAGTTTACTGTCTCAGTGTCTCTCAACTCTTTTGAATTTTCGCTTGAATTTCATTTAGTTGTTCACAGTTTTGGATTTTAATTTTATTTATTTTTGAAAAAAAATTGATTTTAGGAAATAGAAGCAGCTGTGGTGAATGGGAATGGGACTGAAACAGGCCACATTATTGTGACTACGATCGGTGGCCGAAATGGTCAGCCTAAACAGGTACATTTTAGTTAAGTGTTTGTGTAATCGTACTCGTATTGCTACTGGTTAATATGATGAAGGAAGGAATAGATGAATTAAGTTCTTACATAAATGAACTGGTACCGAAAGTTTCGAGAAATGATGAGTATATTACAGAAGAGACTAAGTTGGTGTGATGTGGTTCAGTTGTTGAACCTGTAAAGAATATGCTGATGTGTTAGATACAGAAAATGTGTGCAGTAACTCCCTTTTACATATTAACTACAGCTCCTGCATCAATGTTGCTAAGATAAATTCAACATGTAAATAATGGGAAGCGAGTGTAGTGATATGACATAGGAGAAAAGAGAGTACAGTCACACAATACAGTATTCAGTACTTTGTATAACTACCACCTAAAGTGAGTTTATGTTTTTTGTGTCATTACATGGTAGGTAGTAAATCAAGCTAATCACCTCTTGCTGGAAACCTGATCTATTTGTAGTGCTGAAGTGCCATTATGTATATGTTACAGTGACTTTTGTTCTTCTATAACACTGGAATGCTTAGCCTTAAAATCTTCTCTTTAATGCAGACTGTAAGTTACATGGCAGAGCGTGTTGTTGGGCAGGGCTCATTTGGTATTGTTTTTCAGGTAATGAATGCCTTGAGTACAGTTATTGACTTTTTGCGGAAGAAATAGAAGCTTCAATAATATGACCACTGACCTTTATCATGTATCACACTATTGAAGCCTCTATTGTTCTGTTTTGCAGGCTAAGTGCCTTGAAACTGGAGAAACTGTTGCAATCAAGAAGGTTTTGCAGGACAAGAGATACAAGAATCGTGAGTTGCAAACAATGCGCCTTCTTGATCATCCTAATGTTGTTGCACTCAAGCATTGCTTCTTTTCGACCACGGATAAGGATGAGCTCTATCTTAATCTGGTGCTTGAATATGTACCTGAGACTGTTTATCGTGTGGCAAAGCACTACAGCAAGGCAAATCAACGGATGCCTATGATATATGTCAAACTGTATACTTATCAGGTATGTTTCTCCTTGTCTCTTCTTGTGATAATCTGCTTTATTCTAGAATTCTAATTGTAAAGTCCTCACATCCAAATTTCATTTGACATCTCTTTGTTATCATTAAATCATTAAATCTTAGGTCAAAAAGTTCTTTTGCTAATTCTGTTTTGCTTGTTTTTCTTCCTTGTCAGATTTGTAGAGCTTTGGCATATATCCACGGAGGCATAGGAGTATGCCACAGGGACATTAAGCCTCAGAATCTCTTGGTTTGTACCAGATCACATTTCTGTTTACGTCCCCTCTATATTTCAATTTCATCATATGATGGACTCTATTTACCACCACAATGCGTTGTTTCAGGTTAATCCCCATACTCATCAAGTCAAGCTGTGTGATTTTGGAAGTGCAAAAGTCCTGGTAATTCCTTCTCCCAGTGTTTCAAATCTTAGAGTAAAACATTTTGCTGGTGATAAATTAATATATAAAGCATTGATGATTCGTTTAACTTACATACTCCTAATACAACTATAAATGCATTATTGTACTTGTTTTCCTTTTCCTGTTCAAATGTTCATGCTCATGCTGATCACCACGAGTCTGGAGTTCTTACTCCATTTCCTGTTGCATGCATGGAAAGCATGTAGATATGTCTGGTTCCTTGTTCTTCTCTAAACTTCTTTCATCATTTATGGCAGGTGAAAGGCGAACCAAATATATCATATATTTGTTCACGTTATTATCGAGCACCTGAACTGATATTCGGGGCCACTGAATACACTACTGCCATTGACATCTGGTCTGTGGGTTGTGTGCTTGCTGAACTGCTTCTTGGACAGGTTCTCTATGCAGTATAAGAAATTTCACTTAGTTTATTTAGGTTCTGTGAGGTTCTTCCAATATGTTATTTCTTATCTTTACCCTGTTTTGGCCTTTGTAGCCTCTCTTCCCAGGTGAGAGTGGAGTTGATCAGCTTGTTGAGATTATTAAGGTAAAGTTTCTTTGGCCCTGTATTTGTCTGTCTATCAAATCAAAGTTGATC of the Fragaria vesca subsp. vesca linkage group LG6, FraVesHawaii_1.0, whole genome shotgun sequence genome contains:
- the LOC101299108 gene encoding shaggy-related protein kinase epsilon-like, whose translation is MASAAPAVPPASSVENPNGSKGRLADKLPEEINEMKIKDEKEIEAAVVNGNGTETGHIIVTTIGGRNGQPKQTVSYMAERVVGQGSFGIVFQAKCLETGETVAIKKVLQDKRYKNRELQTMRLLDHPNVVALKHCFFSTTDKDELYLNLVLEYVPETVYRVAKHYSKANQRMPMIYVKLYTYQICRALAYIHGGIGVCHRDIKPQNLLVNPHTHQVKLCDFGSAKVLVKGEPNISYICSRYYRAPELIFGATEYTTAIDIWSVGCVLAELLLGQPLFPGESGVDQLVEIIKVLGTPTREEIKCMNPNYTEFKFPQIKAHPWHKIFHKRTPPEAVDLVSRLLQYSPSLRCTALEACVHPFFDQLRDPTTRLPNGRPLPPLFNFRPQELKGATSELLSRLIPDHTRKQCAFLGT